A window of Glycine soja cultivar W05 chromosome 2, ASM419377v2, whole genome shotgun sequence genomic DNA:
tttcattttaaaagtttacaataatattaattattattttatcatcaaCTGTATCCtattatctttcattttaaCTATCATCATCGTTTGATATTTAGAGAACTTCATGAGCAACTTCATGTAATTAAGTGATTTCAGAACttcaaaataagtatttaagCAACAAGTAGTTCAACTGCTAATGATCATGTACATTTGTTCAGATACTTCCACCAAATATTAAAGGCCTTGCTGGCAGTGCAGCTACCTTTTTGAATTGGTTCACTGCATCTGTAATCACCATGACTGCAAATTTGCTCTTACATTGGAGCAGTTCAGGTCCTCTTCTTCTGTCTTATTTTATTGGATTTcgtgcatgcatgcatgcatgcatagtACTTGAAAGCCTGCTACTTAATTATTTGTGTAAGGCTAAGTAATTCATGGTTGTGAACAGGAACATTCACAATTTATGCCATTTTTTCCGCCTTCACCGTTGCTTTTTCGATACTTTGGGTTCCCGAGACCAAGGACAGAACACTGGAAGAAATTCAGGCATccttttattagataaatttaattatattggaTTATTATGCTGATTATATCACTTAAGctagcataatttttttttttttgaaaggcaagCTAGCATGAAGTAGGTTAATTTCTTCGACGGATACACATCCATCTTCGTTTCCTTgctaatgtatttttaaaatctttccAAGATTGGGATAGATAATTATGTTAGAGTAATGTTTAATTTGTGCAGATATTGCTAATGAGGAGAAATgctaattaacattttttctatTGAGTGAAGTTTATGTCACTCTTGCTGGACATGTATAGTGTGTTTGGAAGCGTGTTCACTATATATGTGTTCTTTAGTGCTGATCATGTTTTAGAAAACTGACATTTctcaaaataaatcatttaaaatatatttctccTCTTATGTTGGAAATCATTGCTGGATAATGGTTTTACCAGTACACCTCTTTCGAAATGTgttgaaatattattattacaataGAAGAAATGTTTAATTACTATGTGGTCTGTGGTCATtgaacttattttcttttcaattaggTACCtaaatttatacttatttttttaaacagctCTTTGCATTAGAGACctatttaaagaaaacaaagagaaagcTAAGGAcctaattgaaaagaaaaaaaattcaaagatttaattaaaaattataaaatagtttGGGACCTGTGAATTGATTTAacttatatatagaaaaatgttatatttaatttattttcaataaaagaaaaatattatattaaattattaaaaaagttgTGAATTAATTTGTTCCAGTTCAAAAGAGtctttaactaattaataatatttcaaaattttaagaattttctcaaaattaaaaaaaaaatgaaaaggaagggAAGGAACGAACAGCAAAATTATCATACGAAAAGTAGTCTAACTGTTAATTAGAGAATACtacaatataattaatgaatatcagagacaatatatatatatatatatatatatatatatatatatctttgatATCTCCTCCATATCTTAGGCCAAAGACCAATCAATAACAGATTATTTTTTGGGTTCATTCGAGTCCAAGAAGGAAGCAATAATGTGCTTGAGGCATCTATTGTAGACACAGGGTCGCTCCAGGTGAACCAGGTGACCAGCTTTCTTTATGCCTTCAAACGTTGCGCCATTCCCTAGTTGCCTGCAGTCATTGATCAGACGTGAGCTCATTACTAtctacaaaatattatattggaTATATAAAAGTATTGTCATTGAGTACTATTTCATGAATTTACTAATTCTGTATgatcactttttttaatttacaaaaatattttttataatcaaatttgcTTTTATATAGAAATTGACTAAAATCAGGGACACATCTTAAATTAACACAtgagtgattttttttgtttttcttgtctaTTCATGTTTGACAGTACTATGGCTcaaataaaagttatttaaagcGTCCTTACATCTCCACGCATGCATGTATGAGTAAGTGTATCACTCACATGAGAAGCTATTTACTACAACCATACAATTCAAGAGATTTAATATTGATGGAATAACAGCTTTTGAGTAACCATTACATGTGGATCATTCATCTATAGCTGTATAgtctaaatataaaattgtttctttaaataatatatttctctctttaaatatattatttgaagagaaaaataatattaatttttttaaaaaaatatttttataatttcattaataaatatttaaatatctttaatCAATATTAAATATTGTAATAGAATAGTTGTAaatcattaataaataaaataaaattttattgattagaaagaaatttgaaatattatatatatatatatatatatatatatatagagagagagagagagagagagagagagcattgTGATGGTTACTAATAAAAGTAGTTTTGCTATCGATCATATACatggtgttttctttttttggtaagTTTAGAGCCTTACTCTTTCATACTTTGGGCAAGCTCCAGTTTGAAAATTCGATCATTCTCTCCCCATAAAAGATGTATTCTCTGCAAGTAGCATAAATGTTATGGTATGAAATGCACATCAGAACGTATGAATTTAGCACTTAATTAGAGCTGTGCAAATTATTAATAACCTGTGGAAAATTTGGGATTGTGACATCTCTGTTGGTAATTACTAAGCCCTCCAATAGTTCACTTCGCTCCTTCCTATTCGTGAACATCACCTGTAAATAATTCCTCATGGAAAACCATCGTAAGCAAAATTACTTCAGAAGTCGTTacccttcaaattaatctagcTATTTTACTAACTTTCTAACTTCTATGTTTTAGTCACAGAAAATGTTTGAAtaataacaaagaaaagaaaagctgCATTTCTACTTCATAATTTATGACTGATTGAACTTTATTAGAAACTAAAGTTTGCAatgttaatttgtttaaatagtaaggttttaaattacagcttgaatatatttttattttacaaaatattttttttctaataaatttttgttgtattgagtttttaataaactaattttatttttggtcattaatattttattttgatctatgataaaataaagaattttgtgttttcttttctaataaattagtgaatttataaatgaaattttcttataagaaaacaaacacaaaattcctcaatttattataaattaaaaaatattaaatactaaaaataaaattattattttattaaaaatttaagtaacaaaaatatattaaaaaataaataaataatcaaatatttttattaggaattaaaatatatttaaaccgtAAATTACAGTTgtgaaatacttaaaaaaaatcttgatatggtgaaaaattataaatcataatactcatggtaatataaatttaaaaaatcttaattaaaaccTTGACAGAAAGTATAGGGCAAAGTAATTAAGATGGATATGATTGACAACAGCTGGGAGGGTTTTAAATCAACCGCAATTGCAATGGGACCGAGAAATTTAAACCTTGACAGAAAGCATGGGGCAAAGTAATTAAGATGGATTGTTCTAAACTAACATTCATTCCGATCAGGCAACATTCTGTGCGAAGTGTGACAGGTTAAGCACCTATAAATCGGGTAAAGTTGCAGTTGCAGGACTACTTAATTAGAATCTATGTATGTACGAAACTCCAAAAAATATTATCCACGTCAAACTAGTAAATAGACTAGTTTAATGACCATCAAAACCCTTATCTTCAAACTAATGATGTTATTGCTTATTAGGTGAAGGTGGTTGAACTAAGCCACAGTCTGCTTTTCCTCTTTGTCTCCATACAATCATGCATGGTCCACCTTTTCTTGTTTACATTTCCATAATGTTATTTACTTTGTCAAAAGAATTCTCGGCCCTCTCCCCTTTATCGTATTTTAATATTGTATACTATATATAATCATAACACGTTCgtgcataaaatatatttttaatttctctaagatatggttaaatatatttaatttttagttctcgtaaattttaaagtttttaaaaggCCATTATCATCAATATATTGATTGATGACACCacatattatcttaaaatagtACTAGTTTTTATGGGAATACATCCTAAAATAATATAGCTGACGtaacataattaaatacatATCTCGTCATTCCTAGGTGTAGCTAGTAACGATTAATTATaagaccaaaaatatatataattaaacttcaaatttacaatttatcttttttactaACATGATCATTCCAAGATATTTAATGGAGAAAAGATTCAAATATACTAAAACCTTATCAATTATAACGTACTTaattaacaataacaaaataaagacaaaaatgcacaagaaaaatcaaacaaagtgtaaaaaaaaaatataaggaatTAGCAAGAAATTAAGGAATGGGTGTACAATATCCATCTCCTAAATCGAAAGCAATAACTGTGCTTAATGTAAGACCTAACTAATAGTTAATGTGTTAATCATGGCATATTCGGCATGCATGTCACAATGCATGTCTCAGTCATGTGAATTCAAAGACCTCTCCACAAATTaacaatcaaataattaaaaagtaataataaaggAAGAAGAATCCAAGCAATGATACGTGGCAAACATACCTCAAGATAATCCTTGTGCAAACGATTGGGGAACCATAGTTTTTTGTGAGCAGCGATGGACAAGAGTGCTTTCAAACCCTTAACAGAAGTAGGCAACAAGAGCTCGGAGGAAGAAGAGACCCCAAGCTCCTGCAGGGAGGAGGCGCTGAGGGACTCCGACATGGCCAAAATGGAGCCGGAGATGACTAACCCTTGAACCATCTCAGGGTACATCTCGGCCATCTTAAACGCCACCATCCCCCCATAACTAAACCCTACCACCACGCACTCCTCCACCCCGAGCTTCCTCAATGCCGCCACCAAACACTCCGCTTGGAGCCTCGGCGACCGCTCGGCCTTATCGGTCGTCGACCCTCCAAAGAACAGAAGATCAGGAACATAAACAGCGTACTTTTTTGTAAGTGCGCCTACTTGGAACTGCCACGTCACGATCCCCTCGGCCGCGAAGCCGTGCACCAGAATCACCGCGGGCTTGCTGGGCTTCGCCCTGATTCTGGGCTTCTCGTCCTTTTTCTTAGGCTTTGTTATGGTCTCCGAAGGGACCCAGAAGCTCATGGTAGTCCCGGGCTCTATCTCCACC
This region includes:
- the LOC114382207 gene encoding epoxide hydrolase 4-like produces the protein MVNLVVAQRPLLHGLMKMAGIRPYTVEIEPGTTMSFWVPSETITKPKKKDEKPRIRAKPSKPAVILVHGFAAEGIVTWQFQVGALTKKYAVYVPDLLFFGGSTTDKAERSPRLQAECLVAALRKLGVEECVVVGFSYGGMVAFKMAEMYPEMVQGLVISGSILAMSESLSASSLQELGVSSSSELLLPTSVKGLKALLSIAAHKKLWFPNRLHKDYLEVMFTNRKERSELLEGLVITNRDVTIPNFPQRIHLLWGENDRIFKLELAQSMKEQLGNGATFEGIKKAGHLVHLERPCVYNRCLKHIIASFLDSNEPKK